A genomic region of Alphaproteobacteria bacterium contains the following coding sequences:
- a CDS encoding transposase, whose protein sequence is FNKMKHFRRVATRYDKLAVSYMAFVLLSAIYLWLK, encoded by the coding sequence TGTTTAATAAAATGAAGCATTTCAGAAGAGTAGCAACGCGATATGACAAATTGGCGGTCTCTTATATGGCTTTTGTTCTTCTATCTGCTATTTATTTGTGGCTAAAGTGA